From Shewanella psychrophila, a single genomic window includes:
- a CDS encoding glycosyltransferase family 9 protein has translation MSLNLDNINSLCLLRLSAIGDVCHAVAMVQAIQRQYPKLKITWIIGKVEYQLLKHLNGIKFVIFDKSLGWRSYFKLREDLAGKKFDVLLHMQVALRATIASLAISAKVRVGFDRARAKEGQWLVTNQSVEPLATPHVLEGFMGFAKAIGVTDLTPRWDIPVPLADTEFAKKMIPDGDKALVICAAASKAERNWLPERYAAVAEHAISKGFRVILCGGPVPLELELAKSIEQVCAVPLENQVGNTSLTQLLAVLKQASIVLAPDTGPAHMAVTQGTAVIGLYAHSNPGRTGPYTSLDNVVSAYDEAIKSQYEGGIPWGKRAKGESLMVMIQLVTVINQFDILSSDYLYRTRK, from the coding sequence ATGAGCTTAAATCTAGATAATATCAATTCTCTGTGTTTGTTACGCTTGTCTGCAATCGGCGATGTGTGTCATGCCGTGGCGATGGTACAGGCGATACAGAGGCAATATCCTAAGCTTAAGATCACTTGGATTATCGGCAAGGTCGAATATCAGTTGCTTAAGCATCTGAACGGGATCAAGTTTGTCATTTTTGATAAGTCACTGGGCTGGCGTAGCTATTTCAAGTTACGTGAGGATTTGGCGGGGAAAAAGTTCGATGTGCTGCTGCATATGCAAGTGGCTTTGAGAGCGACCATAGCTTCATTAGCAATATCTGCTAAGGTTCGGGTCGGTTTCGATCGCGCACGAGCGAAAGAGGGCCAATGGCTGGTGACTAATCAGAGTGTCGAGCCTCTTGCCACTCCTCATGTACTCGAAGGCTTCATGGGCTTCGCTAAAGCGATCGGGGTGACAGATCTCACTCCTAGGTGGGATATTCCCGTACCTTTAGCCGATACCGAGTTTGCTAAGAAGATGATCCCCGATGGCGATAAAGCCTTAGTTATCTGCGCCGCCGCCAGTAAGGCGGAACGCAACTGGTTACCTGAACGCTACGCCGCGGTGGCAGAGCATGCGATATCTAAAGGTTTCAGAGTGATACTTTGTGGCGGGCCAGTCCCTTTAGAGCTTGAGTTAGCCAAGAGCATTGAGCAAGTTTGCGCAGTCCCCCTGGAAAACCAAGTTGGTAACACTTCTCTTACTCAATTATTGGCCGTATTAAAACAAGCCTCAATTGTTCTGGCACCCGACACCGGACCAGCGCATATGGCAGTGACTCAAGGCACGGCAGTGATTGGGCTATACGCCCATTCAAACCCTGGGCGTACAGGTCCCTATACAAGTTTGGACAATGTGGTGAGTGCTTATGATGAAGCGATTAAGTCTCAGTATGAAGGGGGTATCCCTTGGGGGAAACGAGCAAAAGGTGAGTCTTTGATGGTCATGATACAGCTCGTAACTGTCATCAATCAGTTTGATATACTCTCAAGCGATTATCTATATCGAACACGTAAATAA
- the rfbB gene encoding dTDP-glucose 4,6-dehydratase, whose product MDTHSNKTILVTGGAGFIGSALIRFLINETSNTVINLDKLTYAGNLKSLTSIEANHRYQFIHGDICDRELIDCLLTQYTPNIVMHLAAESHVDRSINGSAEFIQTNIVGTYSLLETCRNYFARLDVAKQATFRFHHVSTDEVFGELGDTGLFTENSPYQPSSPYSASKAAADHLVRAWSRTYKLPVVLSNCSNNYGPYQYPEKLIPLVLHKALAGEPLPIYGDGQQIRDWLHVEDHVRALYLVALRGKLGETYNIGGGNERTNLEVVTKICELLNTHILDKPQGIYDFKQLITFVTDRPGHDQRYAIDASKIEQELGWQPERSFESGLTSTLDWYINNPAWYQQLISSDKPDVLTR is encoded by the coding sequence GTGGATACTCATAGTAATAAAACAATTTTAGTCACTGGCGGTGCAGGCTTCATCGGTTCTGCATTAATACGTTTCCTCATAAATGAAACGTCAAATACCGTCATCAATTTAGATAAGCTGACCTATGCAGGCAACCTTAAATCGCTGACCAGTATCGAGGCCAACCATCGCTACCAGTTTATCCATGGTGATATCTGCGACCGTGAGCTTATCGATTGCTTATTGACCCAATACACCCCAAATATAGTCATGCATCTCGCCGCCGAAAGCCATGTTGATCGATCAATAAACGGCTCGGCAGAATTCATTCAAACCAATATTGTCGGTACCTACAGCCTCCTAGAGACTTGCCGCAATTATTTTGCTCGATTAGATGTCGCAAAACAGGCGACATTTAGATTTCACCATGTCTCAACAGATGAAGTCTTCGGCGAATTAGGAGACACTGGTTTGTTTACCGAAAATAGCCCTTACCAGCCTAGCTCGCCCTATTCGGCAAGTAAGGCGGCTGCAGATCATCTTGTGCGCGCCTGGAGCCGCACCTATAAACTACCGGTCGTACTCAGTAACTGCTCGAACAACTATGGCCCTTATCAATACCCAGAAAAACTCATCCCTCTGGTACTGCACAAGGCTTTAGCTGGCGAGCCCCTGCCCATATATGGAGATGGTCAACAGATCAGAGACTGGCTCCATGTGGAAGATCATGTGCGGGCACTCTACCTTGTAGCCTTAAGGGGAAAACTCGGTGAAACCTACAATATTGGCGGCGGTAACGAGCGGACTAATCTGGAAGTAGTGACGAAAATATGTGAGCTGTTAAACACACACATCTTAGATAAACCCCAAGGTATTTATGACTTCAAACAACTCATCACTTTTGTGACTGATAGGCCAGGTCATGATCAACGCTACGCCATAGATGCCAGCAAAATAGAGCAAGAATTGGGCTGGCAGCCAGAGCGAAGTTTTGAATCTGGCTTAACCAGCACCTTAGACTGGTATATCAATAACCCCGCATGGTACCAACAGCTCATAAGTTCAGATAAACCTGATGTTCTGACTCGATGA
- the rfbD gene encoding dTDP-4-dehydrorhamnose reductase, translating to MKSISRALIIGKHGQLAQALIASKPRCIDATVMGRDDVDIGSVDSILASIELTRADLIINTAAYTQVDAAESQRGQAFLVNRDGAGNIALAAKQSQIRLIHLSTDYVFNGLQNKAYSVNDKPNAINVYGTSKLAGEQAVLAAKYEEASIVRSSWLYSPFGTNFVKTMLRLMGEKSELSIIDDQTSCPTSASELGQFIWALSQQENLAPIYHWSDAGKASWYQFALAIQDIALNLGKLDTRIPIKPISSKQFSSAASRPKFSLLDITNSQQIMIAKPWQENLSLALKQL from the coding sequence ATGAAGTCGATATCACGCGCACTCATCATAGGCAAGCATGGTCAACTGGCTCAGGCTTTAATCGCCAGCAAGCCAAGATGCATCGATGCTACGGTCATGGGGCGAGATGATGTCGATATCGGCTCTGTAGACTCAATTTTAGCCTCGATTGAACTGACCCGCGCCGATCTTATTATCAATACCGCCGCTTATACCCAAGTCGATGCAGCAGAATCACAGCGAGGCCAAGCATTTTTAGTCAATCGAGATGGCGCAGGCAATATCGCACTAGCAGCTAAGCAGAGCCAGATACGTTTGATCCACCTTTCAACGGATTACGTATTTAACGGTCTGCAGAATAAGGCCTATTCGGTAAACGATAAGCCAAATGCGATCAATGTATATGGCACCTCTAAGCTAGCCGGAGAGCAAGCAGTCCTAGCCGCTAAATATGAGGAAGCCAGTATAGTTCGCAGCTCTTGGCTCTACTCCCCATTCGGCACTAATTTCGTCAAAACCATGCTCAGACTTATGGGAGAAAAGTCAGAATTATCGATTATTGATGACCAGACATCCTGCCCTACTTCTGCCTCAGAGCTAGGCCAGTTCATCTGGGCTTTGAGCCAACAAGAAAACTTAGCCCCTATCTACCACTGGAGTGATGCAGGCAAGGCAAGCTGGTATCAATTCGCCTTGGCCATTCAAGATATAGCACTGAATTTAGGAAAACTCGATACTCGTATTCCAATTAAGCCTATTTCATCCAAGCAGTTCTCAAGTGCAGCATCGCGGCCCAAATTTAGCTTACTCGATATAACAAACTCCCAGCAGATAATGATAGCTAAACCATGGCAAGAGAATCTATCACTAGCACTGAAACAGCTATAA
- the rfbC gene encoding dTDP-4-dehydrorhamnose 3,5-epimerase: MIITDTPIADLKLLSPRVHEDERGYFCETFRDAWFKQQIADVTFVQENHSRSIKGCLRGLHFQSPRSQGKLIRVIVGEIFDVAVDLRENSPTLGQWFGTYLSAKNRHQMWIPAGFAHGFYVTSSAAEIIYKCTAYYAPEFEKILAWNDETLAIDWPLEGQLPKLSNKDNQGLSFNAMTKGR; encoded by the coding sequence ATGATTATCACCGACACACCAATTGCAGATCTAAAACTACTCTCACCTCGAGTCCATGAAGACGAACGCGGCTATTTCTGCGAAACTTTCCGAGACGCTTGGTTTAAGCAGCAGATAGCCGATGTGACTTTCGTACAGGAAAATCATAGTCGGTCGATAAAAGGCTGCTTGAGGGGATTACATTTTCAATCACCACGCAGCCAAGGCAAGCTGATACGTGTGATCGTTGGCGAGATATTCGATGTCGCGGTCGATCTTCGTGAAAACAGCCCGACTTTAGGCCAATGGTTCGGTACATATTTATCGGCAAAGAACCGTCACCAGATGTGGATTCCTGCAGGCTTTGCCCACGGATTTTATGTCACCTCAAGTGCTGCAGAGATAATCTACAAGTGTACCGCGTATTATGCCCCCGAGTTCGAGAAAATCCTCGCCTGGAACGATGAAACTCTTGCCATAGACTGGCCTTTAGAGGGGCAATTACCCAAATTATCAAACAAAGATAATCAGGGGCTTTCCTTCAACGCTATGACCAAGGGCAGGTAA
- a CDS encoding glycosyltransferase family 2 protein: protein MTVSLIITTYNWPKALDRVLKSTLIQSIKPDEIIIADDGSSETTKHVIDKYRAQTCISVIHSWQEDKGFRAARSRNKAISKSSMDYIILIDGDMVLERHFIADHITHSESGFFSVGKRVRLSENMTSKQLSLPCEISPFSKGISRGREHSIRLPFVSKLFSKTQINSVNSIQSCNIAFWKHDAININGFNNDFIGWGPEDQEFALRLLNNGILRKNIKFSAIAFHLHHKENSKGMLKVNTNIFKRCQAKKANWCKNGLNEFSKTKS from the coding sequence ATGACAGTATCTTTAATTATTACTACTTATAATTGGCCTAAAGCACTAGATAGGGTCTTGAAAAGCACGTTAATACAATCAATTAAACCTGATGAAATCATCATTGCCGATGACGGTTCGAGTGAAACAACCAAGCATGTCATAGATAAGTATAGAGCTCAAACTTGTATTTCAGTTATACACAGTTGGCAGGAAGATAAGGGGTTTAGAGCAGCTCGAAGTAGAAATAAAGCAATATCTAAATCAAGCATGGATTACATTATTCTTATCGATGGAGATATGGTGCTAGAGCGACACTTTATAGCTGATCATATAACGCATTCAGAATCCGGTTTTTTTTCCGTAGGGAAACGTGTCAGATTATCGGAAAACATGACTAGTAAGCAATTATCACTCCCATGTGAAATATCACCATTTAGTAAAGGAATTTCGAGAGGAAGGGAACATTCGATACGATTACCATTTGTGTCCAAGCTATTCAGCAAGACTCAAATAAATTCAGTTAACAGTATACAAAGCTGCAATATCGCATTCTGGAAGCATGATGCAATCAATATTAACGGTTTTAACAATGACTTTATTGGTTGGGGCCCAGAGGATCAAGAATTTGCATTACGATTGTTAAATAATGGTATTTTAAGAAAAAATATAAAGTTTAGTGCCATTGCATTCCATCTCCACCACAAGGAAAATTCTAAAGGAATGCTAAAAGTGAATACTAATATTTTTAAGCGGTGTCAGGCTAAAAAAGCTAACTGGTGTAAAAATGGATTAAACGAATTTTCTAAGACTAAGTCCTGA